One segment of Apus apus isolate bApuApu2 chromosome 1, bApuApu2.pri.cur, whole genome shotgun sequence DNA contains the following:
- the CLDN14 gene encoding claudin-14 has translation MASSTLQLLGFSLSLLGLIGTLIATILPHWWRTAHVGSNIITAVTYMKGLWMECVWHSTGIYQCQVHRSQLALPRDLQAARAMMVISCVLSALACVIAVIGMKCTHCASGTSAKASIAVSGGIVFILAGLSCLVPVSWTTNDVVTDFYNPVLPSGMKYEIGQALYLGFVSASLTILGGALLCTSSQCGGNETPYQTQPNSMRRTAPSYKPPSVYKGNHASSLTSASHSGYRLNDYV, from the coding sequence ATGGCAAGCTCGACCCTTCAGTTACTTGGcttctccctcagcctgcttgGCCTAATTGGGACATTAATTGCTACTATTCTGCCACACTGGTGGCGAACGGCACATGTAGGCTCCAATATTATAACAGCTGTGACCTATATGAAAGGGCTTTGGATGGAGTGCGTCTGGCACAGCACCGGCATCTACCAGTGCCAAGTACACCGCTCCCAGCTGGCACTGCCCCGTGACCTCCAAGCTGCCCGTGCCATGATGGTAATTTCCTGCGTCCTTTCCGCCCTGGCATGCGTGATTGCTGTCATCGGTATGAAGTGCACGCACTGTGCCAGCGGGACTTCTGCCAAAGCCTCCATCGCCGTCTCCGGGGGGATCGTTTTCATCCTGGCTGGTCTCTCTTGCCTGGTACCTGTTTCTTGGACCACTAACGATGTCGTTACAGATTTCTACAACCCCGTGCTTCCCAGCGGGATGAAGTATGAGATAGGACAAGCTCTTTACCTTGGCTTTGTCTCTGCCTCTTTGACGATCCTCGGCGGCGCTCTGCTGTGCACATCGAGCCAGTGCGGAGGGAACGAGACACCTTACCAGACGCAGCCCAACAGCATGAGGAGGACTGCTCCCTCCTATAAACCACCAAGTGTCTACAAGGGAAACCATGCTTCTTCCCTGACATCTGCTTCCCATAGCGGCTACAGATTAAATGACTATGTGTGA